A DNA window from Methanobacteriaceae archaeon contains the following coding sequences:
- a CDS encoding ATP-binding cassette domain-containing protein: MPRPIIQTENMCFTYPDGTVALNNINLEIMEGERAAIIGSNGAGKSTLFSHFNGILRPTSGLIKIDGKPASYKKNDLIKIRQKVGMVFQNPDDQLFSPTVEEDVAFGPMNLGLSDEEVEKRVEESLSAVGMLEERGKAPHHLSGGQKKRVAIAGILAMQPDIMVLDEPTTGLDPRGVEQVMEILYDLNQKGMSIIISSHDVEMVIEFANKIFVLHEGEIIQQGTPADIFNDPETIKRAHLKIPKAAALLHRLKTNGMNIRVKLTVEEAYHEILHAVGVETYHNLLHLVHENCQHRLLHTLGEEKYHQMLHILEEESENMRSGKK, encoded by the coding sequence ATGCCCAGACCAATTATACAAACTGAAAACATGTGTTTCACCTATCCAGATGGAACCGTTGCACTAAATAATATAAACCTGGAAATAATGGAGGGAGAAAGAGCTGCCATTATAGGCTCCAATGGGGCTGGTAAATCAACCTTATTTTCCCATTTTAACGGGATTTTAAGACCCACTTCTGGTTTGATAAAAATAGATGGAAAACCTGCCAGTTACAAAAAGAATGATCTGATTAAAATCCGGCAGAAAGTGGGTATGGTGTTCCAGAACCCGGATGATCAGCTTTTCTCACCCACTGTGGAAGAGGATGTGGCCTTTGGACCAATGAATTTGGGACTTTCTGATGAAGAGGTGGAAAAGAGAGTTGAAGAATCATTATCTGCAGTGGGAATGCTAGAAGAACGTGGAAAAGCCCCCCACCATTTGAGTGGGGGTCAGAAGAAGAGAGTGGCCATTGCCGGTATACTGGCCATGCAACCGGATATCATGGTACTGGATGAACCCACCACTGGCCTGGACCCCCGTGGAGTGGAACAGGTAATGGAAATCCTTTATGACTTGAATCAGAAAGGTATGAGTATTATCATTTCCTCCCATGATGTGGAGATGGTAATTGAATTCGCAAATAAGATCTTCGTGCTGCATGAAGGTGAAATCATACAACAGGGCACCCCTGCAGACATATTTAATGACCCGGAAACAATTAAAAGAGCTCATCTAAAAATACCTAAAGCTGCGGCTCTCCTGCACCGTCTAAAAACTAATGGTATGAATATAAGGGTTAAGTTAACTGTGGAAGAAGCATATCATGAGATCCTTCACGCTGTAGGGGTAGAAACCTACCATAATCTCTTACACTTGGTTCATGAAAACTGCCAACATAGATTACTGCATACTCTTGGTGAAGAAAAGTATCATCAAATGTTACACATTCTGGAAGAAGAAAGCGAGAATATGCGATCAGGGAAAAAATAG